From a single Cygnus atratus isolate AKBS03 ecotype Queensland, Australia chromosome 10, CAtr_DNAZoo_HiC_assembly, whole genome shotgun sequence genomic region:
- the LOC118253743 gene encoding synapsin-2-like: protein MMNFLRRRLSDSSFIANLPNGYMTDLQRPEPQQPPPPPPSASSAPASGSPAAERRQPPQSAPPQQQQPPPQQSAGSSFFSSLSNAVKQTAASAGLVDPSSAGSSAAGRKFKLLLVIDEPHTDCS, encoded by the exons ATGATGAACTTTCTGCGGCGCAGGCTCTCGGACAGCAGCTTCATCGCCAACCTGCCTAATGGCTACATGACCGACCTGCAGCGGCCCGAGccgcagcagccgccgccgccgcctccctcgGCCTCCTCGGCCCCTGCCTCGGGCTCCCCGGCCGCGGAGCGCCGGCAGCCGCCGCAGTCGgcgcccccccagcagcagcagccgccgccgcagcAGTCGGCGGGCAGCAGCTTCTTCAGCTCGCTCTCCAACGCCGTGAAGCAGACGGCGGCCTCGGCCGGTCTGGTGGATCCGTCCTCCGCCGGCTCCTCGGCCGCCGGCAGAAAGTTCAAGCTGCTGCTGGTTATCGACGAGCCGCACACGGACTG CTCCTAA